Part of the Merismopedia glauca CCAP 1448/3 genome, ACTTAGAGAGTTGCCATCTTCATCTTTAACTGATAATAAAAGGCTCAAAATATCTTCGCCTTGGGCATAATCTTGCTGGCGACGTTCTTGAATTTCTGTATATAGCAGCTTAGATAATTGTTCCTTTTGCCGCATGAATTTTCCCCAAGCGCCCCAATCTTTCTGGAGGTTTTTAAAAAAGAAAAAACTAGCATTAATGGGAAAGTTAAAAACATCTAACATCTCAGTTAGAATTTGCTTAATTTCTTGATATCGCTTCCCTTCTTTCAACCCAAAAACTGCTTGTAAAATCACCTCTAAAGATATACTTTGCATGGTAGGACGAGCTACAAAAGGCTGGTTAATCGGAATCCTATCCATGACCTTTCGAGTCGTTTCACTAATAACTTGACTATATGCTTTGACTCGTTCTCCATGAAACTGAGGCATTAACAATTTACGTCTTTGTTGATGGGGTTTGCCATCTAATAATAATAAAGAATTTCCTCCTACAAGTGGTTCTAAAATTTTATTACTAGCCGCAGATTGAAATAGTTGAGAATCGGCGGTAAAAATTTCTTGGATAGCTTGAGGTTCGCTGACAATTACTGTTGGTGGAAATCCATAAAAAGTATCTTGATAGATGCTGCCATAACGCCGACGCATACTTTCTAAATACGGAATTGGCTGTAAAATTGCCCGTAGAGTTTTCAACAGTTTGGAACCTGGCATTCCATTGGGAATTTTTTGAAGATTGTTAGTGGGAGAGATGATTTTGGTTTGCATCGCGATCGCCTCTATATTTAAACCTCAAATATAACAATCGGTTGCAATTTCAGCCATTTGTCTTAAGTAAAAGCCGAAATAAAGGGGCAAAATCAATGAGTGGGACTTAGATTGAGGA contains:
- a CDS encoding cytochrome P450, producing the protein MQTKIISPTNNLQKIPNGMPGSKLLKTLRAILQPIPYLESMRRRYGSIYQDTFYGFPPTVIVSEPQAIQEIFTADSQLFQSAASNKILEPLVGGNSLLLLDGKPHQQRRKLLMPQFHGERVKAYSQVISETTRKVMDRIPINQPFVARPTMQSISLEVILQAVFGLKEGKRYQEIKQILTEMLDVFNFPINASFFFFKNLQKDWGAWGKFMRQKEQLSKLLYTEIQERRQQDYAQGEDILSLLLSVKDEDGNSLSDVELKDELITMLFAGHETTAIALSWALYWIHYQPEVKEKLLAEINSLNLATLDPNEIVKLPYLNAVCSETLRICPVAFFTFSRILQQPMKLMNYQVPKGTGLAVSIYLVHHRPDIYLEPQQFRPERFLERQFSPYEYLPFGGGHRRCLGMVLALFEMKLVLTTILAHYSLNLLENKRLSPTRRGLVFAPPGGVKLSLN